A genomic region of Micropterus dolomieu isolate WLL.071019.BEF.003 ecotype Adirondacks linkage group LG11, ASM2129224v1, whole genome shotgun sequence contains the following coding sequences:
- the sstr1a gene encoding somatostatin receptor type 1, translating to MQRNTSSSSSSSSSSSLSPPLSLEDGVFLLNGSGNGSVSGGGAPSAGSAALISSIYSVVCLVGLSGNSMVIYVIFRYAKMKTATNLYLLNLAVADELLMLSVPFVVTAALLRRWPFGAALCRLVLSVDAINMFTSIYCLTVLSVDRYIAVVHPLRASRYRRPTVAKLVNVCVWMFSLLVILPIILFSSTAPNSDGSVACNMQMPEPERRWMAAFAVYAFLMGFLFPVLAICLCYVLILSQLRVVALRAGWQQRRRSERKITVMVTVVVSVFVVCWMPFHVVQLVGVFLQRHDPTLSQLAVVLGYANSCANPLLYGFLSDNFRRSFQRILCLRWMEAPEEPLDYLDYYSTALKSRRLSLDRDQQENPVEDSEYRNRTPPQQQLQDVV from the coding sequence ATGCAGCgcaacacctcctcctcctcctcctcctcctcctcctcttctctctctcctcctctctctctggagGACGGCGTCTTCCTGCTGAACGGCTCCGGTAACGGCTCCGTGTCCGGCGGCGGGGCGCCCTCGGCGGGCAGCGCGGCTCTCATCTCCTCCATCTACTCGGTGGTCTGCCTGGTCGGTCTGAGCGGGAACTCCATGGTGATCTACGTCATCTTCCGGTACGCCAAGATGAAGACGGCCACGAACCTGTACCTGCTGAACCTGGCGGTGGCGGACGAGCTGCTGATGCTCAGCGTGCCGTTCGTGGTCACGGCCGCGCTGCTGCGCCGGTGGCCGTTCGGCGCGGCGCTGTGCCGCCTCGTGCTCAGCGTGGACGCCATCAACATGTTCACCAGCATCTACTGCCTGACGGTGCTCAGCGTGGACCGGTACATCGCGGTGGTGCACCCGCTGCGGGCGTCCCGGTACCGGCGGCCCACCGTGGCCAAGCTGGTGAACGTGTGCGTGTGGATGTTCTCCCTGCTGGTCATCCTTCCCATCatcctcttctcctccaccGCCCCCAACTCCGACGGCTCGGTGGCCTGCAACATGCAGATGCCGGAGCCGGAGCGCCGCTGGATGGCGGCGTTCGCGGTGTACGCCTTCCTGATGGGCTTCCTGTTCCCGGTTCTGGCCATCTGCCTGTGCTACGTGCTGATCCTGAGCCAGCTCCGGGTCGTGGCGCTGAGGGCCGGCTGGCAGCAGCGCCGGCGGTCCGAGAGGAAGATCACGGTGATGGTGACGGTGGTGGTGTCGGTGTTCGTGGTGTGCTGGATGCCCTTCCACGTGGTGCAGCTGGTCGGGGTCTTCCTGCAGCGCCACGACCCCACCCTCAGCCAGCTGGCCGTCGTCCTGGGTTACGCCAACAGCTGCGCCAACCCGCTGCTCTACGGCTTCCTGTCCGACAACTTCCGCCGCTCCTTCCAGAGGATCCTGTGTCTGCGCTGGATGGAGGCCCCCGAGGAGCCCCTTGACTACCTGGACTACTACAGCACGGCCCTGAAGAGCCGCAGACTCAGTCTGGACCGGGACCAGCAGGAGAACCCGGTGGAGGACTCAGAGTACAGGAACCGGACCCCCCCACAACAGCAGCTCCAGGATGTAGTCTGA
- the clec14a gene encoding C-type lectin domain family 14 member A isoform X2, whose translation MASQFCWIHLWILIQLFRNISADPGSPRYTVHFNQVNYDQAMQACSPGVLTTLATEQEVAHVLGLIAKSVAPLKQSNFTLWVGLRKVKDECVVTELPLRGFKWTDGSEESEVSRWTKEPEETCTSVLCAALNGDIDGSTVTRWSLSPVTCRKGYGFICKLRTGGTPEPAIKPATPEPATPGPQPASKGPATPGPQPASKGPATPGPQPASKGPATPGLQPATKGPATPGPQPASPEPATPDTDLKSTTGPKLQRPDPDPKAVPGLDPCQPPVIPRARSLIPDPNDSRRIQVQCWFPFQLDLSCSGRPAVWRLLDGSPANFSAICQPCEAGFQKDPSGDCEDVDECRGGARCRHGCLNTEGSYRCVCSNQSGEHHDEDSCADMAPNGDSGLMTGILIPALVAVAALVLLVVVVVVTVKCCLMRRSKKRAMKKAEKMAMRSKDSFETANEKVAT comes from the coding sequence aTGGCGTCTCAGTTCTGCTGGATTCACCTTTGGATCCTCATCCAGCTGTTCAGGAACATCTCGGCTGACCCGGGTTCACCGCGCTACACCGTCCACTTCAACCAGGTTAACTACGACCAGGCCATGCAGGCCTGTTCCCCCGGCGTCCTCACCACCCTCGCCACCGAGCAGGAGGTCGCACACGTCCTCGGGCTCATCGCCAAGTCAGTGGCACCTCTGAAGCAGAGCAACTTCACCCTCTGGGTCGGGCTGAGGAAGGTCAAGGACGAGTGTGTCGTCACCGAGCTGCCACTCAGAGGGTTCAAGTGGACGGACGGCAGCGAGGAGTCGGAGGTGAGCCGCTGGACGAAGGAGCCAGAGGAAACCTGCACCTCGGTCCTCTGTGCGGCGCTGAACGGGGACATAGACGGGTCAACGGTGACCCGGTGGAGTCTGAGCCCTGTCACCTGTAGGAAGGGTTACGGGTTCATCTGCAAGCTGAGGACAGGAGGGACACCTGAGCCCGCTATTAAACCTGCTACACCAGAACCAGCGACACCCGGACCTCAACCTGCTAGTAAAGGACCAGCGACACCTGGACCTCAACCTGCTAGTAAAGGACCAGCGACACCTGGACCTCAACCTGCTAGTAAAGGACCAGCGACACCTGGACTTCAACCTGCTACTAAAGGACCAGCGACACCTGGACCTCAACCTGCTTCACCAGAACCAGCAACACCAGATACTGACCTGAAGTCTACAACTGGACCTAAACTGCAGCGACCTGACCCTGATCCTAAAGCAGTGCCAGGGTTGGACCCGTGTCAGCCCCCCGTCATCCCTCGTGCCCGTTCCCTCATTCCGGACCCCAACGACAGCCGCCGGATCCAGGTGCAGTGCTGGTTCCCCTTCCAACTGGACCTGTCCTGCTCGGGCCGTCCTGCTGTGTGGCGGCTCCTGGACGGGTCCCCCGCCAACTTCTCCGCCATCTGCCAGCCATGTGAGGCCGGTTTCCAGAAAGACCCTTCAGGAGACTGCGAGGACGTGGACGAGTGCCGCGGCGGCGCCCGCTGCAGGCACGGCTGCCTGAACACCGAGGGCTCCTACAGGTGCGTTTGCTCCAACCAGAGTGGGGAACACCACGACGAGGACTCGTGCGCAGACATGGCGCCAAATGGCGACAGCGGCTTGATGACGGGTATCCTGATCCCGGCGCTGGTTGCCGTGGCGGCGctggtgctgctggtggtggtcgTCGTGGTGACGGTGAAATGCTGCCTGATGAGGAGGTCGAAGAAACGCGCCATGAAGAAGGCGGAGAAGATGGCGATGAGGAGCAAGGATTCCTTTGAAACAGCCAATGAGAAGGTAGCAACATGA
- the clec14a gene encoding C-type lectin domain family 14 member A isoform X1: MIKITDLYMLYEHHHQEGEESERMASQFCWIHLWILIQLFRNISADPGSPRYTVHFNQVNYDQAMQACSPGVLTTLATEQEVAHVLGLIAKSVAPLKQSNFTLWVGLRKVKDECVVTELPLRGFKWTDGSEESEVSRWTKEPEETCTSVLCAALNGDIDGSTVTRWSLSPVTCRKGYGFICKLRTGGTPEPAIKPATPEPATPGPQPASKGPATPGPQPASKGPATPGPQPASKGPATPGLQPATKGPATPGPQPASPEPATPDTDLKSTTGPKLQRPDPDPKAVPGLDPCQPPVIPRARSLIPDPNDSRRIQVQCWFPFQLDLSCSGRPAVWRLLDGSPANFSAICQPCEAGFQKDPSGDCEDVDECRGGARCRHGCLNTEGSYRCVCSNQSGEHHDEDSCADMAPNGDSGLMTGILIPALVAVAALVLLVVVVVVTVKCCLMRRSKKRAMKKAEKMAMRSKDSFETANEKVAT; encoded by the exons atgataaaaattacagacctctacatgcttt aCGAACATCATCATCAGGagggggaggagtcagagaggaTGGCGTCTCAGTTCTGCTGGATTCACCTTTGGATCCTCATCCAGCTGTTCAGGAACATCTCGGCTGACCCGGGTTCACCGCGCTACACCGTCCACTTCAACCAGGTTAACTACGACCAGGCCATGCAGGCCTGTTCCCCCGGCGTCCTCACCACCCTCGCCACCGAGCAGGAGGTCGCACACGTCCTCGGGCTCATCGCCAAGTCAGTGGCACCTCTGAAGCAGAGCAACTTCACCCTCTGGGTCGGGCTGAGGAAGGTCAAGGACGAGTGTGTCGTCACCGAGCTGCCACTCAGAGGGTTCAAGTGGACGGACGGCAGCGAGGAGTCGGAGGTGAGCCGCTGGACGAAGGAGCCAGAGGAAACCTGCACCTCGGTCCTCTGTGCGGCGCTGAACGGGGACATAGACGGGTCAACGGTGACCCGGTGGAGTCTGAGCCCTGTCACCTGTAGGAAGGGTTACGGGTTCATCTGCAAGCTGAGGACAGGAGGGACACCTGAGCCCGCTATTAAACCTGCTACACCAGAACCAGCGACACCCGGACCTCAACCTGCTAGTAAAGGACCAGCGACACCTGGACCTCAACCTGCTAGTAAAGGACCAGCGACACCTGGACCTCAACCTGCTAGTAAAGGACCAGCGACACCTGGACTTCAACCTGCTACTAAAGGACCAGCGACACCTGGACCTCAACCTGCTTCACCAGAACCAGCAACACCAGATACTGACCTGAAGTCTACAACTGGACCTAAACTGCAGCGACCTGACCCTGATCCTAAAGCAGTGCCAGGGTTGGACCCGTGTCAGCCCCCCGTCATCCCTCGTGCCCGTTCCCTCATTCCGGACCCCAACGACAGCCGCCGGATCCAGGTGCAGTGCTGGTTCCCCTTCCAACTGGACCTGTCCTGCTCGGGCCGTCCTGCTGTGTGGCGGCTCCTGGACGGGTCCCCCGCCAACTTCTCCGCCATCTGCCAGCCATGTGAGGCCGGTTTCCAGAAAGACCCTTCAGGAGACTGCGAGGACGTGGACGAGTGCCGCGGCGGCGCCCGCTGCAGGCACGGCTGCCTGAACACCGAGGGCTCCTACAGGTGCGTTTGCTCCAACCAGAGTGGGGAACACCACGACGAGGACTCGTGCGCAGACATGGCGCCAAATGGCGACAGCGGCTTGATGACGGGTATCCTGATCCCGGCGCTGGTTGCCGTGGCGGCGctggtgctgctggtggtggtcgTCGTGGTGACGGTGAAATGCTGCCTGATGAGGAGGTCGAAGAAACGCGCCATGAAGAAGGCGGAGAAGATGGCGATGAGGAGCAAGGATTCCTTTGAAACAGCCAATGAGAAGGTAGCAACATGA